In Archocentrus centrarchus isolate MPI-CPG fArcCen1 chromosome 16, fArcCen1, whole genome shotgun sequence, a single window of DNA contains:
- the LOC115794020 gene encoding sialic acid-binding Ig-like lectin 14 produces the protein MDTLQGLHFFLYIYLKVTQTEASSWTIDVPSTVKGLAGSCVVIPCSFNYPDPRGKAKSFTGIWRTTEGVQVLYHQAESKTPEQHQSRTRFLGDISEKNCSLMIDSLQQNDRGPFYFRIEIGGYDSASYAKNKVSISMISEPNPIDFSVREEVKEGQTVSVSCSVSHSCPKYPPAFHWSHSGEQRFQAQQLQNGQWMATSTLTFHPNHTDHNKPLQCKVTYRGGKHQETSKTLKVKYAPVNVKVEYQSDVNEGETVNLKCSSDANPVSSYEWHSETAALLYKGQNYTMLNVSRHSVEALYCTAINKEGRARSSLVQLSVLYAPDIKTSSKCSSYDGIIKCECIVESKPPSMVHFVLADRVLQSTKVEKHGSVITGTLQTDFGSFKLVHCLSNNTLGNANLTLSLPVNDNMHLIFITSGAGVSLLIILTATIVGVVKICRGRSGGASTSDFSTMKTHRHVEFPHYTPTKRKEDEDAHGNDIYTNNNVYGNTDGDESIYANV, from the exons ATGGATACTTTACAGGGGCTTCATTTTTTCCTGTACATTTACTTAAAAG TTACTCAAACAGAAGCATCATCTTGGactattgatgtgccatccacAGTCAAAGGTCTAGCTGGCTCATGTGTGGTGATCCCCTGCTCTTTTAACTACCCGGATCCACGAGGGAAGGCAAAAAGCTTCACAGGGATTTGGAGGACTACTGAAGGAGTTCAAGTCCTCTATCATCAAGCTGAGTCTAAAACTCCGGAGCAGCATCAGAGTCGAACAAGATTTCTGGGAGACATCAGTGAGAAGAACTGCTCTCTGATGATTGACAGTCTTCAACAAAATGACCGAGGTCCTTTTTATTTCAGGATTGAAATTGGAGGTTATGACAGTGCTTCATACGCAAAAAACAAAGTCTCCATTTCAATGATta gtgaaccaaacCCCATTGACTTCTCTGTGCGAGAGGAGGTAAAGGAGGGTCAAACTGTGTCTGTATCCTGCTCTGTGTCTCACTCCTGCCCCAAATATCCACCTGCTTTCCACTGGAGTCACTCTGGAGAGCAGCGTTTTCAAGCACAGCAGCTTCAAAATGGCCAGTGGATGGCAACATCTACTTTGACCTTTCACCCAAACCACACTGATCACAACAAACCTTTACAATGCAAAGTGACATACCGCGGGGGAAAGCACCAGGAAACATCCAAGACCCTTAAAGTAAAAT atgctcCAGTGAATGTGAAGGTTGAGTATCAGTCAGATGTAAATGAGGGAGAAACTGTGAACCTGAAGTGCTCCAGTGATGCTAACCCTGTCAGCAGCTATGAGTGGCACAGTgaaactgctgctctgctgtacAAGGGACAAAACTACACAATGTTAAATGTCTCCAGACACTCAGTAGAGGCCCTGTACTGCACTGCTATCAACAAGGAAGGACGAGCCAGATCAAGCCTCGTGCAGCTCAGTGTGTTAT ATGCCCCTGACATTAAGACTTCCTCTAAGTGCTCTTCATATGACGGCATTATAAAGTGTGAGTGCATCGTAGAGTCTAAGCCTCCCAGCATGGTTCACTTTGTTCTTGCTGACAGAGTCCTGCAAAGCACCAAAGTAGAAAAACATGGCTCTGTTATCACTGGGACTCTGCAGACAGACTTTGGATCCTTCAAGCTCGTTCACTGCCTGTCAAACAACACACTGGGAAATGCTAACCTCACACTCTCTTTACCTGTTAATG ACAACATGCACCTTATTTTTATCACATCTGGAGCAGGTGTGAGTTTGCTGATTATTTTGACAGCCACCATAGTGGGAGTTGTTAAAATATG CAGGGGGCGATCAGGAGGTGCATCAACATCTGACTTTAGCaccatgaaaacacacagacatgtggAGTTTCCTCATTATACCCCAACAAAAAG GAAAGAGGATGAGGATGCCCATGGCAATGACATTTACACCAATAATAATGTATATGGCAAT ACTGACGGGGATGAGTCAATATATGCCAATGTGTAA